One segment of Neobacillus endophyticus DNA contains the following:
- a CDS encoding MDR family MFS transporter, with product MKKIKNYIGQFHTIVWVLLIGTVLTRGSVYMTLPFLSIFLSRHLDVSPLIIGLTVGMSPLMGTVGGFVGGHLSDRFGRKPIMFISIFGLAFVYFGFTVANGQGWFILLNAINGLCGSFFEPASQAMMADFTEKNKRMKVYSLRYTAINIGASVGPLLGAYFANVSAKTSFFITGTTYLFYGLAILWILNRMVMRQEETGKKIVSFVDAFKIIRTDKAFRYLLFGIILINIGYVQLDSNFPQFLAKKLGNGVEIFSVLLTINAVMVVFLQMPISHFAEKFKLMQVMVFGSIFITVGLIGFGHVTGWVTAIISAAIFTIGEILIFPSNNMMMDHLAPEHLRGTYFGAGQFKKIGNFIGPIMGGYLMGHLQGQMMFLIIGLASLGSTLFFTAGNKTYLKMKETRLENSI from the coding sequence ATGAAAAAGATAAAAAACTATATTGGACAATTTCATACCATTGTTTGGGTTTTACTTATTGGTACGGTATTAACTCGCGGCTCGGTATATATGACCTTACCATTTTTATCTATCTTTCTCTCACGACATTTGGATGTTTCGCCGCTCATTATTGGATTAACTGTTGGCATGAGCCCGTTAATGGGAACAGTTGGTGGCTTTGTCGGCGGTCATTTATCGGACCGGTTTGGCCGCAAGCCGATCATGTTCATATCCATTTTTGGGCTTGCATTTGTATACTTTGGTTTTACAGTTGCGAATGGTCAAGGCTGGTTTATTCTCTTAAATGCCATTAACGGTTTATGCGGATCATTCTTTGAACCAGCATCACAAGCCATGATGGCCGATTTCACAGAGAAGAATAAACGGATGAAGGTGTACTCCTTACGTTATACGGCTATTAATATCGGTGCTTCTGTCGGTCCGCTTTTGGGTGCTTATTTTGCCAATGTATCAGCGAAAACGTCGTTTTTTATTACTGGTACAACGTATCTTTTCTATGGGTTGGCCATTCTTTGGATTTTGAATCGGATGGTTATGAGGCAGGAAGAAACGGGAAAGAAAATAGTATCGTTTGTTGATGCCTTTAAAATCATACGGACAGATAAAGCGTTTAGATATCTATTATTTGGAATTATTCTGATCAATATTGGGTATGTACAATTGGATTCCAATTTCCCACAATTTTTAGCAAAAAAACTCGGCAATGGAGTGGAAATTTTCTCTGTATTGCTCACCATAAATGCTGTGATGGTTGTGTTCCTGCAAATGCCAATAAGTCATTTTGCTGAAAAATTTAAATTAATGCAAGTCATGGTTTTCGGGTCAATTTTCATCACCGTTGGTTTAATCGGATTTGGACATGTTACTGGTTGGGTTACTGCGATCATTTCGGCAGCCATTTTTACCATAGGTGAAATCTTGATTTTCCCATCCAATAACATGATGATGGATCATTTGGCGCCGGAACATTTAAGAGGAACCTATTTTGGTGCGGGTCAATTTAAAAAGATCGGTAATTTTATTGGACCAATTATGGGGGGCTATCTAATGGGACATTTACAAGGACAAATGATGTTCTTGATTATTGGATTAGCGTCATTAGGAAGTACATTATTTTTTACTGCAGGAAATAAAACCTATTTAAAAATGAAAGAAACTCGTTTGGAAAACAGCATCTAA
- a CDS encoding aldo/keto reductase family protein has protein sequence MEYRRLGNTGLKVSEISLGSWLTYGGYVEEQNATSSIDKAYDLGINFFDTANVYMRGEAEIVVGKALKKYQRDSYVLATKVFWPMGDGPNDRGLSRKHVIEQCHASLKRLNTDYVDIYYCHRYDKETPLEETLRALDDLVRQGKVLYVGVSEWTAEQISEAVHLADKKLLDRIVVNQPQYSMLERYIEKEVIPVSEKHGIGQVVWSPLAQGVLTGKYRKGEKAPEGSRAAQEKYNGLFGLLSDANLDKVELLKEVAGDLSISLPTLALAWILRQQNVASALVGASRPEQVEENVKASGVKLNEETLARIEDILR, from the coding sequence ATGGAATATCGTCGTTTAGGCAATACTGGTTTGAAGGTTAGCGAAATCAGTCTGGGAAGCTGGCTTACATATGGGGGCTACGTTGAAGAGCAAAATGCCACTTCTTCTATCGACAAAGCTTATGATTTGGGGATCAACTTCTTCGATACGGCGAATGTATACATGCGCGGAGAAGCAGAAATCGTTGTCGGGAAAGCGCTTAAAAAATATCAAAGGGACTCTTATGTCCTAGCGACAAAAGTATTCTGGCCTATGGGAGATGGTCCTAATGACCGCGGCCTTTCACGGAAGCACGTCATCGAACAATGCCACGCCAGCTTAAAACGCCTTAATACCGACTATGTTGATATTTATTATTGCCACCGTTACGATAAAGAAACACCTCTCGAGGAAACATTACGTGCACTTGATGATTTAGTCCGCCAAGGAAAAGTCCTGTATGTCGGGGTCAGCGAATGGACAGCAGAACAAATTAGCGAAGCCGTTCATCTTGCTGATAAAAAACTGCTTGACAGAATTGTAGTGAACCAGCCGCAATACAGTATGCTTGAGCGTTATATCGAAAAAGAAGTCATTCCTGTAAGTGAAAAACATGGAATCGGCCAAGTTGTCTGGTCGCCTTTAGCCCAAGGTGTGTTAACAGGCAAATATAGAAAAGGCGAAAAAGCTCCCGAAGGCAGCCGTGCTGCTCAAGAAAAATATAACGGCCTTTTCGGCTTATTATCGGATGCAAACCTTGATAAGGTTGAGCTATTAAAAGAGGTTGCGGGAGATCTTTCTATTTCATTACCTACACTTGCACTCGCATGGATTTTGCGTCAGCAGAACGTAGCAAGCGCCCTTGTCGGTGCCAGCAGGCCCGAGCAAGTGGAAGAAAACGTGAAAGCTTCCGGTGTCAAACTGAATGAAGAAACACTGGCAAGAATAGAAGATATTTTAAGATAG